The following coding sequences are from one Pelmatolapia mariae isolate MD_Pm_ZW linkage group LG4, Pm_UMD_F_2, whole genome shotgun sequence window:
- the LOC134626475 gene encoding neurexophilin-1 encodes MMRPNRGFILLLLNGTACLVALSQEEDSSNSKSSSDDSSQTVGLLGGQASLSPLSRWMLHSKSRAANATSLELPYHSPVPFSKQEFSKQEFWEMLGSDLLKPDASNPRVKRRPIVKTGKFKKMFGWGDFYSNIKTVRLNLLITGKIVDHGNGTFSVYFRHNSTGQGNISVSLVPPVKAVEFDLERQSVVYPKDSKIFNCRVDYEKVDRSKRTSLCNYDPSKTCFQEQIQSHVSWICSKPFKVICIYISFYSTDYRLVQKVCPDYNYHNEMPYLPSG; translated from the exons ATGATGCGTCCCAACCGAGGCTTCATCCTGCTCCTCCTCAACGGAACCGCTTGTTTG GTGGCACTGAGTCAAGAAGAGGACTCCTCAAACTCCAAGAGCTCCTCAGATGACTCCTCCCAGACAGTGGGCCTCCTGGGCGGGCAGGCTTCTCTCTCACCCCTGAGCCGCTGGATGCTACACAGTAAAAGCAGAGCTGCTAACGCCACCTCTCTGGAGCTGCCCTACCACTCTCCAGTCCCTTTCTCTAAGCAGGAGTTTTCAAAACAGGAGTTCTGGGAGATGTTGGGCAGTGATCTGCTCAAACCCGACGCCTCGAACCCCAGGGTCAAACGCCGACCAATTGTTAAAACCGGCAAGTTCAAGAAGATGTTTGGCTGGGGAGACTTCTATTCCAATATCAAGACAGTAAGGCTTAACCTGCTAATCACCGGCAAGATTGTGGATCACGGTAATGGCACATTCAGCGTCTACTTTCGACACAACTCCACAGGCCAGGGCAACATCTCAGTCAGCCTGGTACCACCTGTCAAGGCAGTAGAGTTTGACCTGGAGCGCCAGAGTGTGGTCTACCCCAAGGACTCCAAGATCTTCAACTGCCGTGTAGACTATGAGAAGGTGGATCGCAGCAAACGCACCTCGTTGTGCAACTATGACCCATCCAAGACCTGTTTCCAGGAGCAGATCCAGAGCCACGTGTCCTGGATTTGCTCCAAGCCTTTCAAGGTCATCTGTATCTATATTTCCTTCTACAGTACGGACTACCGCCTGGTGCAGAAGGTCTGCCCGGACTACAACTACCATAACGAGATGCCCTACCTGCCTTCGGGCTAG